From a region of the Methanobrevibacter thaueri genome:
- a CDS encoding pyridoxamine 5'-phosphate oxidase family protein: MVTKEECFKQLREVIDAVLSTVDDNGNPQSRIIDIMHIEDDRIYFLTGRGKHVYSEIMNHPKVSYLSLKDNKSIRISGEAHKLDDQKYWIDLIFENNPFMNNVYPGNARYILEPFCIEDYEMEFFDLTQKPIFRQSFKFGDAEITVKGFEITDDCIACGTCQASCPQQIPVFVEDKFEIPQEHCLHCGLCYENCPNDAIVKRE; this comes from the coding sequence ATGGTTACTAAAGAAGAATGTTTTAAACAGTTGAGGGAAGTGATTGATGCAGTTTTGTCCACTGTTGATGATAATGGCAATCCTCAGTCAAGAATTATTGATATAATGCATATTGAAGATGATAGGATATATTTTTTAACCGGTCGTGGAAAGCATGTCTATTCGGAAATCATGAATCATCCCAAAGTCAGTTATCTAAGCTTGAAGGACAATAAATCCATCAGAATTAGCGGTGAGGCCCATAAATTAGACGATCAAAAATATTGGATAGATTTGATATTTGAAAACAATCCATTCATGAATAACGTTTATCCAGGAAATGCAAGATATATTCTTGAGCCTTTTTGCATTGAGGATTATGAGATGGAATTCTTTGATTTGACACAAAAGCCGATTTTCAGACAATCCTTCAAATTCGGTGATGCTGAAATAACAGTTAAGGGATTTGAGATAACTGATGATTGTATTGCTTGCGGTACTTGTCAGGCAAGTTGTCCGCAGCAGATTCCAGTTTTTGTTGAAGATAAGTTTGAAATTCCACAGGAACATTGTTTGCATTGCGGATTATGTTACGAAAATTGTCCGAATGATGCGATTGTTAAGAGAGAGTAG
- a CDS encoding zinc-binding dehydrogenase, translating to MMKAVVLEKTCNADELEVSEVEIPKVKDGWVLVKVLGFGINRAEVILRDYEADEDYIELPVIPGIECVGEVVDSSNTRFKNGDRIAALMGGMGRSFDGGYAEYALLPEKIVFKIDEEVFDKLTLEEIIAIPETYFTAYGSLMSLNLVKEGTLLIRGATSALGLSAMQLAKPMGCEIFATSRSEERFDKLKSNGADECFADDGCLAERLKCDKVLELIGPKTLEDSIKCLNSGGICCVTGVLGGIEYMDEFDPIKIIPNGCYLTSFFSNYPTQEIMDSLFDFIVENNIKPEISRVFYNLEDIGKAHALMESNMAQGKIIFKLE from the coding sequence ATGATGAAAGCAGTTGTTTTGGAGAAAACTTGTAATGCGGATGAGCTGGAAGTTAGCGAAGTTGAAATTCCTAAAGTTAAGGATGGTTGGGTTTTAGTTAAGGTTCTAGGCTTTGGAATTAATAGGGCTGAAGTAATTTTAAGGGATTATGAAGCTGATGAGGATTATATTGAATTGCCTGTAATTCCAGGTATTGAATGCGTTGGTGAAGTAGTTGACTCATCAAACACCCGATTTAAAAACGGTGATAGGATAGCTGCACTTATGGGTGGAATGGGAAGAAGCTTTGATGGGGGATATGCCGAATATGCTTTGCTTCCTGAAAAAATTGTCTTTAAAATTGATGAGGAGGTTTTTGACAAATTGACATTGGAGGAAATAATAGCAATTCCTGAAACTTATTTCACTGCCTATGGGTCTTTAATGTCACTTAATCTTGTAAAGGAGGGCACTCTATTAATCAGAGGAGCAACATCTGCTCTGGGACTTTCCGCAATGCAGCTTGCAAAGCCAATGGGATGCGAAATATTTGCAACTTCCAGAAGCGAGGAGAGATTTGACAAATTAAAGTCAAACGGTGCTGATGAGTGCTTTGCTGATGATGGTTGTCTGGCTGAAAGATTAAAATGTGATAAAGTACTGGAACTGATTGGTCCTAAAACTCTTGAAGATTCAATTAAATGCCTTAACAGTGGAGGAATATGCTGCGTTACAGGTGTTTTGGGAGGTATTGAGTATATGGATGAATTCGATCCAATCAAGATTATTCCAAATGGCTGTTACCTCACTTCTTTTTTCAGCAATTATCCGACACAGGAGATAATGGACAGTCTATTTGATTTCATTGTTGAAAATAACATTAAACCTGAAATTTCAAGGGTATTCTATAATTTGGAAGATATTGGAAAGGCACATGCTTTGATGGAGTCAAACATGGCTCAGGGAAAGATTATATTTAAATTGGAGTAG
- a CDS encoding winged helix-turn-helix transcriptional regulator, which translates to MNNDKKAGKCPMELAMELISRKWVIQILRDMFFRKKRFNEFKDGKSNLSNKVLSNCLKEMEENGLISRNSDENNQSIDYTLTDKGKKLNKVIYELAMFTLTTDLGNDFYDDETKIELENIFKNTLINNY; encoded by the coding sequence ATGAATAATGATAAAAAAGCAGGAAAATGCCCCATGGAACTTGCCATGGAATTGATTAGCAGAAAATGGGTTATTCAAATCTTAAGAGATATGTTTTTTAGAAAAAAACGTTTTAATGAATTTAAAGATGGAAAATCTAATTTATCCAATAAAGTTTTAAGCAATTGTCTAAAAGAAATGGAAGAAAACGGACTTATCTCTAGAAACAGCGACGAGAATAACCAAAGTATTGACTACACATTAACGGATAAAGGGAAAAAACTTAATAAGGTAATTTATGAACTCGCAATGTTTACATTAACAACCGATTTGGGCAATGACTTCTATGATGATGAAACTAAAATCGAATTAGAGAACATATTCAAAAATACATTGATAAACAATTATTGA
- a CDS encoding CPBP family intramembrane glutamic endopeptidase → MSNDKIPDYVTFPRTFENYAWYKPIIVFIMVTIMMVIIEGVVMLGIASVFGLDAIRSLSGAGLNSALPIIITDLIIFMFVPALYVASKIVKDRPFSSYSSSRGGWNFKLYFKALIIPLILYIIFQFIEITVNGAKGTYQFSILFLIVIFITVPLQSIAEEFMFRGLLMQTLGSWFKIPVLAIVIQAIIFAFVHGYNSLGFFEILVNGLMWGFFTWKTNGLEVGCALHTANNFSVGLFIMLGLVTSTSSPQLSSVAISLLLQIILFVAMYYVGKKTDWFGEIPQNS, encoded by the coding sequence ATGTCAAATGATAAAATTCCTGATTATGTTACATTTCCAAGAACTTTTGAAAACTATGCATGGTACAAGCCAATCATTGTTTTTATAATGGTCACCATAATGATGGTCATTATTGAAGGAGTTGTAATGTTAGGCATCGCTTCAGTGTTTGGCTTGGATGCAATAAGATCACTTAGTGGTGCCGGATTAAACTCCGCATTGCCAATAATCATAACGGATTTGATTATTTTCATGTTTGTTCCGGCATTATATGTTGCATCAAAAATCGTTAAAGATAGACCATTTTCATCTTATTCCTCTTCACGGGGAGGATGGAATTTCAAACTCTATTTTAAGGCATTGATAATTCCACTAATACTATACATTATCTTTCAATTCATAGAAATTACCGTAAATGGAGCAAAAGGCACGTATCAATTTTCAATACTGTTCCTGATTGTAATTTTCATTACTGTACCGCTTCAGTCCATTGCAGAGGAATTCATGTTTCGCGGACTTCTTATGCAGACATTAGGGTCATGGTTTAAGATACCTGTTTTGGCGATAGTTATTCAGGCCATAATATTTGCATTTGTCCATGGATACAACAGTTTGGGATTCTTTGAAATCCTGGTTAATGGTCTTATGTGGGGATTTTTCACTTGGAAAACAAATGGTTTGGAAGTGGGCTGCGCCTTGCATACAGCGAATAATTTCAGTGTCGGTCTATTCATTATGTTAGGGCTTGTAACTTCAACTTCATCTCCGCAATTGTCTAGTGTTGCAATAAGTTTGCTTCTTCAAATAATTCTATTTGTCGCAATGTATTATGTTGGCAAGAAAACCGACTGGTTCGGCGAAATCCCTCAAAACTCATAA
- the acgM gene encoding radical SAM/SPASM domain protein, ACGX system, which produces MADFFAFQWHILDDCDQRCKHCYIFSEENDKELITMKYEDMEIVLDNCLKFCRKTNRTPYFSITGGDPILHPDFWQLLEMLHEKEIHYSILGNPFHITDEVAKRLKSLSCRQYQLSLDGLRDTHDYFRKPGSFDITLDKIKTLQDAGVRASIMTTVSKTNIDEIPDLIEVVVENNAGLFSFARYCPTSLEKATQMTPEEYRNLLEKVWKKYNEYKDSKTFFTLKDHLWTLFLYEKGLYEIPENLNDDVVYDGCNCGNSHLTILPSGDIFACRRMDSKVGNALNESVYDIFMGDNMDEYRQFEKFEKCSRCELLRFCRGCPAVSYGTTHDMYSPDPQCWKEVL; this is translated from the coding sequence ATGGCCGATTTTTTTGCATTTCAATGGCATATCCTTGATGACTGTGACCAGCGATGCAAGCATTGCTATATCTTTTCAGAGGAAAACGACAAGGAATTAATAACAATGAAGTATGAGGATATGGAGATTGTTTTGGATAACTGCTTAAAATTCTGCCGGAAAACAAACAGGACACCATATTTCAGCATTACTGGAGGTGATCCGATTCTCCATCCCGACTTTTGGCAATTGCTTGAAATGTTGCACGAAAAGGAGATTCATTATTCAATACTGGGAAACCCTTTCCACATTACTGATGAGGTTGCAAAAAGACTTAAAAGCTTAAGCTGCAGACAATATCAACTGTCTTTGGACGGTCTAAGGGACACCCATGACTATTTTAGAAAACCCGGTTCGTTTGACATTACATTGGATAAAATCAAAACCCTGCAGGATGCGGGAGTCAGGGCCAGCATCATGACCACAGTTTCCAAGACAAACATTGATGAGATTCCTGATTTGATTGAAGTTGTTGTTGAAAATAATGCAGGGTTATTCAGTTTTGCAAGATATTGTCCGACAAGCCTTGAAAAGGCGACACAAATGACTCCTGAAGAATATAGGAACCTTTTGGAAAAGGTATGGAAAAAATACAATGAATATAAAGACAGCAAAACATTTTTTACACTAAAGGATCATCTATGGACATTATTCTTATATGAAAAAGGACTGTATGAAATTCCGGAAAATTTGAATGATGATGTTGTCTATGACGGATGCAATTGTGGAAACAGTCATTTGACAATTTTGCCGTCCGGCGATATCTTTGCATGTCGCAGAATGGACAGCAAGGTTGGAAATGCCTTAAATGAATCAGTATATGATATTTTCATGGGTGATAATATGGATGAATACAGGCAGTTTGAGAAATTTGAAAAATGCAGCAGATGCGAATTGCTGAGATTTTGCAGAGGGTGTCCTGCTGTAAGCTACGGAACAACCCATGATATGTATTCGCCAGATCCTCAATGCTGGAAAGAGGTGTTATGA
- a CDS encoding DUF447 domain-containing protein: MNRHYIEDVINKDDKMGIDLTDIGIEEGQKYEGIYTTMSKDGVKNAAPIGIVCKGKDKLGCRLFVGTQTLKNIMETRRYVVNITFDPIYFVNSTIGNLDIEEFTDDDDIAILKNAEAYVICDVTDIRKMDPIKDHVTSNGEAYIISSDVVEIVKNHPCAKALNRGVFALLECLTNYTRLDLVSKEQQDYFIGRFNENNRMIKRVSGPDTIKAMEILKNSMIKKGFDVE, translated from the coding sequence ATGAATAGACATTATATTGAAGATGTAATTAATAAGGATGATAAAATGGGTATTGATTTGACAGATATCGGAATTGAAGAAGGACAGAAATATGAAGGGATTTACACTACCATGAGCAAGGACGGTGTAAAAAATGCAGCGCCAATAGGAATTGTATGCAAAGGCAAAGACAAACTTGGATGCAGATTGTTTGTCGGCACCCAAACCCTGAAAAACATTATGGAAACACGCAGATATGTTGTAAATATCACTTTTGATCCTATATATTTTGTAAATTCAACCATCGGAAACCTGGATATTGAAGAGTTTACGGATGATGATGACATTGCAATATTGAAAAATGCAGAAGCATATGTCATTTGTGATGTTACAGACATTAGAAAGATGGACCCGATTAAAGACCATGTGACATCAAATGGGGAAGCTTATATCATAAGCAGTGATGTTGTAGAAATTGTCAAAAATCATCCGTGTGCAAAGGCTTTAAACCGAGGTGTATTCGCTCTTCTGGAATGCCTTACAAACTATACTCGACTGGACTTGGTAAGTAAGGAACAGCAGGATTATTTTATCGGAAGGTTTAATGAAAACAATCGCATGATTAAGAGGGTTTCAGGGCCTGATACGATAAAAGCAATGGAAATTCTTAAAAACAGCATGATAAAAAAGGGTTTTGATGTTGAATAG
- a CDS encoding PP2C family protein-serine/threonine phosphatase: protein MKNKLIKTIIPFISMITINLGNFFIINNHQIYGNGLNPHIGLLFVSGLLLGPYGSIGAVLGYTVSDYIKGYPIETLLFRLIIGFAVSYLSYKLWYTKFNDDDIYPPRLVNSGNLTKFLGIILITGLIYSVSMDGLLNVINPPIIHMIDYIDIKYFLNYINFSVILGIIGIWIARKLNYFHIPKISSKPPHNLFYKCILIIMIILTIIFSVDGYIFKGQKIYTISAFILLLAIVYIYLTKPITSKFVVPDKTTHEKIMDVFLLITLIIIMGDIVYINFTIDILKFGIVQDQTVWELLLSADMILLIFFIPSGIVLNYIEKKLIKPILSFSKIDGFIHEGEKIKTEGLLDVYSPYISEETEIGKLARSYTDLINYNNHYIENINKIESERERIKTELDISKRIQQSNLPTEPLKNEYYHAYGFSEPAKEVGGDFYDYFEIDDENIAIVIGDASGKGVPAALLATTTQTIIRDQLHNKKDPSKVLYFANNHLCRNNSETMFITLWLGIYNKKTNILNFSNAGHNPPIIEENNNFKLLDIDSGIALGILEEYNFITEEIELPSKIIVYTDGITDAINKNETTYGEERLINCLNNNSNEDIINSILNDVNNFVEDNEQFDDMTILILENNYIQQSQ, encoded by the coding sequence ATGAAAAATAAATTAATTAAAACAATAATTCCATTTATTTCAATGATAACAATAAACTTGGGAAATTTTTTTATTATAAATAATCATCAAATTTATGGAAACGGATTGAATCCCCATATCGGATTATTATTTGTTTCAGGATTATTGTTAGGACCATATGGCTCAATCGGAGCAGTTTTAGGATACACCGTGAGTGATTATATTAAAGGATATCCAATTGAAACTCTTTTATTCAGATTAATTATAGGTTTTGCAGTCTCATATCTGTCATATAAATTATGGTATACAAAATTCAATGATGATGATATTTATCCTCCACGATTAGTAAACAGCGGGAATTTAACTAAATTTTTAGGAATAATATTAATCACCGGATTAATCTATTCCGTTTCTATGGACGGACTATTGAACGTGATAAATCCACCTATAATACATATGATTGATTATATCGATATAAAATATTTCCTTAATTATATTAATTTTTCAGTAATATTAGGAATAATCGGTATTTGGATTGCTAGAAAATTAAATTATTTCCACATTCCGAAAATAAGTTCAAAACCTCCCCATAATCTATTTTATAAGTGCATTCTTATAATAATGATTATTTTAACAATAATCTTTTCTGTAGACGGATATATATTTAAAGGACAAAAAATTTATACAATATCCGCATTCATTTTATTACTTGCTATTGTATACATTTATTTAACAAAGCCCATAACATCCAAATTTGTTGTTCCAGATAAAACCACACATGAAAAAATAATGGACGTCTTTCTTTTAATTACTTTAATAATTATCATGGGAGATATCGTTTATATCAATTTTACAATAGACATTTTGAAATTTGGCATAGTACAAGACCAAACAGTATGGGAACTGCTGCTGAGTGCTGACATGATTCTATTAATCTTTTTCATACCGTCAGGTATTGTTTTAAATTATATTGAAAAAAAATTAATCAAACCTATACTTTCATTTTCAAAAATAGACGGTTTCATCCATGAAGGAGAAAAAATTAAAACTGAAGGATTGCTTGATGTGTATTCTCCATATATTAGTGAAGAAACCGAAATCGGAAAATTAGCACGCAGTTATACTGATCTCATCAACTATAATAACCATTATATTGAAAATATAAATAAAATTGAAAGTGAACGAGAGAGAATAAAAACAGAACTTGATATTTCCAAGAGAATCCAACAATCAAATCTGCCAACCGAACCCCTAAAAAACGAATATTATCATGCATATGGATTTTCAGAACCTGCAAAAGAAGTTGGTGGAGACTTTTATGATTACTTTGAAATAGATGATGAAAATATAGCTATTGTAATTGGTGATGCCTCAGGAAAAGGTGTGCCTGCAGCATTACTCGCAACAACCACTCAAACAATAATCAGAGACCAATTGCATAATAAAAAAGACCCCTCTAAGGTATTATACTTTGCTAATAATCATTTATGTCGAAATAACAGTGAAACAATGTTTATAACATTATGGTTGGGAATTTACAATAAAAAGACTAATATCCTAAATTTTTCCAATGCCGGACATAATCCTCCAATAATTGAGGAAAACAATAATTTTAAACTATTGGATATTGATAGCGGTATTGCATTAGGCATTTTGGAAGAATATAATTTTATAACTGAGGAAATAGAGCTTCCAAGCAAAATAATTGTATATACTGATGGAATTACAGATGCAATAAATAAAAACGAAACAACGTATGGCGAAGAAAGATTAATTAACTGTTTAAATAATAATTCTAACGAAGATATAATCAATAGCATATTAAATGATGTTAATAATTTTGTCGAAGATAACGAACAATTTGATGACATGACAATATTAATATTAGAAAACAATTATATCCAACAATCTCAATAA